From a single Nostoc edaphicum CCNP1411 genomic region:
- the acpP gene encoding acyl carrier protein, translating into MSQAELFEKVKKIVVEQLSVDPPDKVTPQSKFMEDLGADSLDTVELVMALEEEFDIEIPDEAAEQITSVQDAVDYINNKVTASA; encoded by the coding sequence ATGAGCCAAGCGGAACTTTTTGAAAAGGTCAAGAAAATCGTCGTCGAACAACTCAGTGTTGACCCCCCTGATAAAGTCACACCACAATCCAAGTTTATGGAAGACCTGGGAGCAGATTCCCTGGATACCGTTGAATTGGTGATGGCCTTGGAAGAAGAATTTGATATCGAAATTCCCGACGAAGCTGCCGAACAGATTACATCGGTTCAAGACGCAGTAGATTACATCAATAACAAAGTTACCGCATCAGCTTAA
- a CDS encoding HNH endonuclease, whose amino-acid sequence MARFYIPVEIERRVRTDARNRCGYCLSPQRLVMARLEIEHIIPISKGGSNDESNLWLACPLCNRYKSDKTTGVDPETNETVRLFNPRTQVWFEHFGWSEDGLRIVGKTPTGRATVAVLHLSDDADALEVRSYWVLAGWHPPED is encoded by the coding sequence ATGGCCCGATTTTACATTCCTGTAGAAATAGAACGTCGTGTTCGTACCGATGCTCGAAATCGCTGTGGCTATTGTTTGAGTCCTCAGCGTTTAGTGATGGCACGTTTGGAAATTGAACACATTATTCCCATATCTAAAGGTGGTAGCAATGATGAATCCAACTTGTGGCTAGCTTGTCCCCTATGTAATCGCTACAAAAGTGATAAAACTACAGGGGTTGATCCAGAAACGAACGAAACAGTAAGGCTATTTAACCCTCGTACTCAAGTCTGGTTTGAGCATTTTGGCTGGAGTGAAGATGGTTTACGTATTGTTGGCAAAACGCCGACTGGTAGAGCAACTGTTGCAGTTCTACATTTGAGTGATGATGCAGATGCACTGGAAGTTCGCAGTTATTGGGTACTTGCGGGTTGGCATCCTCCAGAAGATTGA
- the fabF gene encoding beta-ketoacyl-ACP synthase II has translation MTDHTRKRVVVTGVGAITPIGNTATEYWDGLLSGRNGIDYITFFDASRHDCRIAGEVKNFDPHDYLERKEAKRMDRFSQFGVAAAKQALANAELVINDLNAEQVGVMIGSGVGGIKVLEDQQTIYLNRGPDRCSPFMIPMMIANMAAGLTAIHTGAKGPNSCPVTACAAGSNAIGDAFRLIQGGYAQAMICGGTEAAVTPLSVAGFAACKALSFSNDDPTKACRPFDRDRNGFVLGEGSGILILEELEHALSRGAHIYAEMIGYGMTCDAYHITSPVPGGFGAARAIELALKDAGIAPEQISYINAHGTSTPANDSTETSAIKKALGEYAYKVAISSTKSMTGHLLGGSGGIEAVATVLAIANDQIPPTINLENPDPECDLDYVPNFSRAQKVEVAISNSFGFGGHNVTLAFKKYV, from the coding sequence ATGACAGATCATACACGTAAACGCGTTGTTGTAACTGGTGTTGGCGCGATTACACCTATAGGTAACACAGCAACAGAATATTGGGATGGATTATTAAGTGGACGCAATGGCATTGACTACATCACATTTTTTGATGCGTCTCGCCATGATTGCCGGATTGCTGGTGAGGTGAAAAACTTCGATCCACATGATTACTTGGAGCGCAAAGAGGCCAAGCGGATGGATCGATTTTCCCAATTTGGGGTCGCGGCAGCCAAACAGGCTCTAGCTAACGCGGAGTTAGTGATCAATGACCTGAATGCAGAACAGGTCGGTGTCATGATCGGTTCTGGCGTTGGTGGCATTAAGGTATTAGAAGACCAGCAAACTATCTACCTCAACCGTGGCCCCGATCGCTGTAGTCCATTCATGATCCCGATGATGATCGCCAATATGGCCGCAGGATTAACGGCAATTCACACGGGTGCTAAAGGGCCAAACTCCTGTCCTGTAACTGCCTGCGCTGCTGGCTCCAACGCCATTGGAGATGCTTTTCGTCTCATTCAAGGGGGATATGCCCAGGCAATGATTTGCGGAGGTACTGAGGCAGCTGTCACACCATTGTCGGTAGCTGGGTTTGCCGCCTGCAAGGCACTCTCTTTTAGCAATGATGACCCAACTAAAGCTTGCCGTCCCTTTGACCGCGATCGCAACGGATTTGTCTTGGGTGAAGGTTCAGGAATTTTAATTCTAGAAGAACTGGAACACGCCCTCAGTCGCGGCGCTCACATTTATGCCGAAATGATCGGCTATGGGATGACCTGTGACGCTTACCATATCACCTCCCCCGTACCTGGTGGATTCGGAGCCGCTAGAGCTATCGAACTGGCCCTTAAAGATGCGGGAATAGCTCCCGAACAAATCAGCTACATTAATGCCCACGGCACTAGCACCCCAGCTAATGATTCAACTGAAACCTCAGCAATCAAAAAAGCCTTGGGAGAATATGCCTACAAGGTAGCAATTAGCTCCACCAAATCGATGACAGGTCATTTATTGGGCGGTTCTGGAGGTATTGAAGCAGTGGCAACAGTACTGGCGATCGCTAATGACCAAATTCCACCGACAATTAATCTGGAAAATCCTGATCCAGAATGTGACTTAGATTACGTGCCTAACTTTAGCCGCGCTCAAAAAGTCGAGGTGGCAATATCCAATTCTTTTGGGTTTGGCGGTCATAATGTCACACTGGCCTTTAAGAAATACGTTTAA
- a CDS encoding CoB--CoM heterodisulfide reductase iron-sulfur subunit B family protein, whose amino-acid sequence MLPQTLKYAYFPGCVAQGACRELYQSTQALTQALGIELVELKKAACCGSGTFKEDSQLLEDTVNARNIALAEELNLPLLTHCSTCQGVIGHVNEHLKECQTSNPVYIEQVNGLLHKEGCSPYRGSTDVKHLLYALVTDYGLEEITKRVTRKLTGLKCAAFYGCYLLRAQKSMPYDDPFQPEAMENMFRAVGATPIYYRGRTQCCGWPLSSYATTQSFKMAGMHIQDALASGADCIVTPCPLCHLNLDSRQPEVEKVIEQKLGLPVLHLPQLIALALGVSPKELGLERHIVSTKPVLEKLGF is encoded by the coding sequence ATGCTACCTCAGACACTCAAATACGCTTACTTCCCTGGTTGTGTTGCCCAAGGAGCCTGTCGGGAACTTTACCAGTCAACTCAAGCCCTTACCCAAGCACTAGGTATTGAACTGGTTGAACTTAAAAAAGCTGCTTGCTGCGGTTCTGGCACATTTAAAGAAGATTCCCAACTGCTAGAAGATACAGTCAATGCCAGAAATATTGCTTTAGCAGAAGAATTAAATCTGCCCTTACTTACCCATTGCAGCACTTGTCAAGGTGTTATCGGTCATGTCAACGAACACTTGAAAGAATGTCAGACTTCTAACCCTGTCTACATTGAACAGGTTAATGGCTTGTTGCATAAAGAAGGTTGTTCGCCTTATCGCGGTAGTACTGACGTTAAACATCTTCTCTACGCTTTAGTGACAGATTACGGTTTAGAGGAAATTACCAAACGTGTCACCCGAAAGTTAACTGGATTAAAATGTGCGGCTTTTTATGGCTGTTATCTCCTCCGCGCCCAAAAATCTATGCCCTATGATGATCCGTTCCAACCAGAAGCGATGGAAAATATGTTTCGGGCTGTGGGTGCAACACCAATTTATTACCGAGGTCGGACACAATGTTGTGGTTGGCCACTTTCTAGTTATGCCACTACCCAATCTTTTAAGATGGCGGGGATGCATATTCAGGACGCTTTAGCATCTGGTGCTGATTGTATAGTTACACCTTGCCCTCTGTGCCACTTAAATTTAGATTCGCGTCAGCCAGAGGTAGAAAAGGTAATTGAACAAAAGCTAGGTTTACCAGTGTTGCATTTACCGCAGTTGATTGCTTTGGCACTTGGGGTTAGTCCAAAAGAATTGGGTTTAGAACGCCACATTGTTTCCACAAAGCCAGTGTTGGAAAAATTAGGATTTTAG
- a CDS encoding amino acid ABC transporter ATP-binding protein, which translates to MSERKQIIVAEDVHKWYGKFHVLQGVSLTVNRGEVVVLMGPSGSGKSTFIRTFNALEEYQQGKIEIDGITLSHDLRNIETIRKEVGMVFQQFNLFPHLTVLQNISLAPIWVRRSPKAKAEELAMQLLERVGILEQAQKYPGQLSGGQQQRVAIARALAMQPKIMLFDEPTSALDPEMVREVLDVMRGLARDGMTMVVVTHEVGFAREVADRVILMDSGSLVESATPDAFFSHPKEERTRKFLSQIL; encoded by the coding sequence ATGTCAGAAAGAAAACAAATAATTGTTGCTGAAGATGTTCACAAGTGGTATGGAAAATTCCACGTTCTTCAGGGTGTGAGCTTGACAGTGAATCGTGGAGAAGTAGTAGTATTGATGGGGCCATCTGGTTCAGGAAAATCTACCTTTATCCGCACATTTAACGCTTTAGAAGAATATCAACAAGGAAAAATTGAAATCGACGGCATTACCCTCAGCCATGACTTGCGAAATATTGAAACGATTCGCAAAGAAGTAGGAATGGTGTTTCAGCAATTTAATTTATTTCCTCATTTGACAGTGCTGCAAAATATCTCTTTAGCACCAATTTGGGTACGGCGATCGCCAAAGGCAAAAGCTGAAGAATTAGCAATGCAACTCTTAGAAAGAGTGGGAATTTTAGAACAGGCGCAGAAGTATCCAGGACAGTTATCTGGTGGACAACAGCAACGGGTTGCGATCGCACGTGCTTTAGCCATGCAACCCAAAATTATGCTGTTTGACGAACCCACCTCAGCCTTAGATCCAGAAATGGTACGCGAAGTTTTGGATGTAATGCGAGGTCTAGCCCGTGATGGGATGACAATGGTAGTCGTCACCCACGAAGTTGGATTCGCTCGTGAAGTCGCCGACCGAGTTATTTTAATGGATAGCGGTTCCCTCGTCGAGTCAGCCACCCCTGACGCATTTTTCAGCCACCCCAAAGAAGAAAGAACACGCAAATTTTTGTCGCAAATTCTCTAA
- the tkt gene encoding transketolase produces the protein MAVATQSLEELCINSIRFLAVDAVEKAKSGHPGLPMGAAPMAFVLWDRFMKFNPKNPKWFNRDRFVLSAGHGSMLQYALLYLTGYDSVTIEDIKQFRQWESKTPGHPENFMTPGVEVTTGPLGQGIANGVGLAIAEAHLAAKYNKPDTKIVDHYTYVILGDGCNMEGISGEACSFAGHLGLGKLIALYDDNHISIDGSTDVAFTEDVSKRFEAYGWHVLHVKDGNTDLEAIAKAIEEAKAVTDKPSMIKVTTTIGYGSPNKQNTAGVHGAALGADEIALTRKQLNWEHEPFVVPQDALNHARKAVERGAGYEGDWNKTFADYKAKYPQEAAEFERYISGKLPDGWDKVLPTYTPEDKGLPTRKHSENCLNKLAAVLPELIGGSADLTHSNLTEIKGKGDFQKGHYENPNIHFGVREHAMGAICNGIALHTSGLIPYGATFLIFTDYMRAAIRLSALSQAGAIWVMTHDSIGQGEDGPTHQPIETLASLRAIPNLLVFRPADGNETSGAYKIAIEKAKENAPSLLAFTRQNVPNLAGTSIEGVAKGGYTVVDSQGTPDIILIGTGSELSLAVTAAEKLTAEGKKVRVVSLPSWELFEAQDAAYKESVLPKAVTKRLSVEAASSFGWHKYVGTEGDCVSIDRFGASAPGGVCLEKFGFSVDNVLAKAKQLLG, from the coding sequence ATGGCTGTTGCAACCCAATCCCTCGAAGAACTTTGTATTAACTCGATCCGCTTCTTGGCTGTTGATGCCGTAGAAAAAGCAAAATCGGGACACCCAGGATTGCCAATGGGCGCGGCTCCAATGGCTTTTGTCCTCTGGGATCGCTTTATGAAGTTTAATCCCAAGAACCCCAAGTGGTTTAATCGCGATCGCTTTGTCTTGTCTGCCGGTCATGGCTCGATGTTGCAGTACGCCCTGCTTTACTTGACAGGTTACGATAGCGTCACCATTGAAGATATCAAGCAATTCCGGCAGTGGGAATCCAAAACCCCTGGACACCCCGAAAACTTTATGACCCCAGGCGTGGAAGTCACCACCGGGCCACTAGGTCAAGGAATTGCCAATGGAGTCGGTTTGGCGATCGCCGAAGCACACCTTGCCGCTAAATATAATAAACCCGATACCAAGATTGTTGACCATTACACCTACGTAATTTTAGGTGACGGTTGCAACATGGAAGGAATTTCCGGTGAAGCTTGTTCTTTTGCAGGACACTTGGGATTAGGCAAACTCATCGCTCTGTACGACGATAACCACATTTCCATCGACGGTTCCACAGATGTGGCATTCACCGAAGATGTTTCCAAGCGCTTTGAAGCTTATGGTTGGCATGTTCTGCATGTCAAAGATGGCAATACCGATTTAGAAGCGATCGCCAAAGCAATTGAAGAAGCTAAAGCTGTCACTGATAAACCATCAATGATTAAGGTGACAACTACCATCGGTTATGGTTCGCCCAACAAACAAAACACTGCTGGCGTTCATGGCGCTGCTTTGGGTGCAGACGAAATTGCCTTGACTCGTAAACAACTGAATTGGGAACACGAGCCTTTTGTAGTCCCACAAGACGCCCTCAACCATGCACGCAAAGCAGTGGAACGCGGTGCAGGCTACGAAGGCGACTGGAACAAAACATTTGCCGACTACAAAGCTAAGTATCCCCAAGAAGCGGCTGAATTTGAACGCTACATCAGCGGCAAACTACCCGACGGTTGGGATAAGGTATTACCCACCTACACCCCAGAAGACAAAGGATTGCCCACCCGGAAACACTCAGAAAACTGCCTCAACAAACTAGCGGCAGTTTTACCTGAATTGATTGGTGGTTCGGCTGATTTAACCCACTCCAACTTGACCGAAATCAAGGGCAAGGGCGACTTCCAAAAAGGGCACTATGAAAACCCCAACATCCACTTTGGTGTGCGGGAACACGCTATGGGCGCAATCTGTAATGGTATAGCGCTGCACACTTCGGGATTAATCCCTTACGGTGCTACCTTCTTGATCTTCACAGATTATATGCGTGCTGCCATCCGCTTATCCGCGCTTTCTCAAGCTGGCGCGATTTGGGTGATGACTCACGATTCCATTGGACAAGGTGAAGATGGCCCCACACACCAACCCATTGAAACTCTTGCTTCCTTGAGAGCCATTCCTAATTTATTAGTGTTTCGTCCCGCAGACGGTAACGAAACCTCTGGCGCTTATAAAATAGCGATCGAGAAGGCGAAGGAAAACGCTCCATCTCTGTTGGCGTTCACCCGTCAAAACGTCCCCAACTTGGCAGGTACGTCAATTGAGGGCGTAGCGAAGGGTGGATACACCGTGGTGGATAGCCAAGGTACACCCGATATCATCCTGATTGGTACTGGTTCAGAATTGAGCCTCGCCGTCACCGCAGCCGAAAAACTCACAGCCGAAGGTAAGAAAGTTCGTGTCGTCTCGCTACCTTCATGGGAACTGTTTGAAGCACAGGATGCGGCTTATAAAGAGTCAGTTCTGCCGAAAGCTGTCACCAAGCGTTTGTCTGTAGAGGCTGCTAGCAGTTTCGGTTGGCACAAATACGTGGGTACTGAAGGCGATTGCGTTAGTATCGATCGCTTTGGTGCTTCGGCTCCAGGTGGTGTTTGTTTAGAGAAGTTTGGCTTTAGCGTTGATAATGTGTTAGCTAAGGCTAAACAATTGTTGGGTTAA
- a CDS encoding DUF3318 domain-containing protein, with translation MTSYATSSAKAEMSELRRLKGLLPPELQSWVTVEGTTEVNPPLVRCEEIGKDQVEIQIDLVKWDALAMDQRNLLFWHEVARVQNDTIPKDGWEMAALAIGLGGAVGELWVQDGLLLVLALSLCGVSGWRLYQKNNGEKQLKELLNADEKAIALATRFGYSLPNAYKSLGSALKTLIDNTPSKRQRSRYEARLSALKRSANKAKAKSKTTDEGAL, from the coding sequence ATGACATCCTATGCAACCTCCTCTGCCAAAGCGGAAATGAGTGAACTCCGGCGGTTGAAAGGCTTATTACCGCCAGAATTACAGAGCTGGGTCACGGTTGAAGGCACAACTGAGGTCAATCCACCCCTGGTTCGTTGCGAAGAAATTGGTAAAGACCAGGTAGAAATTCAAATTGACTTGGTGAAATGGGATGCCCTCGCAATGGATCAGCGTAATCTGCTGTTCTGGCATGAAGTTGCTCGCGTTCAAAATGACACAATTCCCAAAGATGGTTGGGAAATGGCAGCACTAGCTATAGGTTTAGGTGGTGCTGTAGGCGAATTGTGGGTACAAGATGGATTGCTGCTGGTGTTAGCTTTGTCGCTTTGTGGCGTGTCAGGCTGGCGACTGTACCAAAAGAATAATGGGGAAAAGCAACTAAAAGAATTGCTCAATGCTGATGAGAAAGCGATCGCTTTGGCAACTCGTTTTGGTTATAGCCTCCCCAATGCCTACAAGAGTCTTGGTAGTGCCTTAAAAACCCTGATTGACAATACTCCTAGTAAGCGCCAACGGTCGAGATACGAAGCAAGACTTTCTGCCCTCAAACGCAGTGCCAATAAGGCAAAAGCTAAATCTAAAACTACAGATGAAGGCGCACTCTAG
- a CDS encoding amino acid ABC transporter substrate-binding protein, producing MRKSALILAIAPLVFAIASCSGDSGQTANTPGTPGSSPAAPATRNRWDSIKSRGQLSCGVSGEVPGFSFVGTDGKYSGIDVDICRAIAAALFDNPDAVEFRNLNSKERFTALQTGEVDVLSRNTTWTLSRDTSVGLEFAPVVFYDGQAIMVRKNSNIKSLADLKGKAICVQTGTTTEQNLADQMRKRSITYKPVVFEDVNVTFATYAEGRCDGITADRSALVSRGTILPKPEDNVILDEVISSEPLAPAVAKGDARWGDAVKWVVYSLVKAEELGINSQNVGQFAASNDPDIKRFLGTEGNLGEGLGLTNDFAARIIKHVGNYAEVYDRNLGPKTKLNLARGQNQLWSKGGLLYSPPFR from the coding sequence ATGCGTAAATCAGCTTTGATTCTAGCGATCGCACCTCTAGTTTTTGCGATCGCCTCTTGTAGTGGAGATTCAGGGCAAACAGCAAATACACCTGGCACTCCAGGCAGTAGTCCAGCAGCACCAGCAACTCGAAATCGTTGGGATAGCATTAAAAGCCGTGGTCAGTTAAGTTGCGGTGTCAGTGGTGAAGTGCCAGGGTTTAGCTTTGTGGGAACTGACGGTAAATACAGCGGCATTGATGTAGATATTTGTCGTGCGATCGCCGCAGCTTTATTCGACAACCCAGATGCAGTAGAATTTCGCAATCTCAATTCCAAAGAGCGGTTTACAGCTCTGCAAACTGGCGAAGTAGACGTTCTCAGCCGCAATACTACCTGGACACTTAGCCGCGATACCTCTGTAGGTCTAGAATTTGCACCTGTAGTCTTTTACGATGGACAAGCCATAATGGTTCGCAAAAATAGCAACATTAAGTCCCTAGCAGACTTGAAAGGTAAAGCTATCTGCGTTCAAACTGGAACTACGACTGAACAGAACTTAGCAGACCAAATGCGGAAAAGGAGCATCACCTACAAACCCGTTGTCTTTGAAGACGTTAACGTTACCTTTGCTACTTATGCCGAAGGTCGTTGCGACGGCATTACAGCTGACCGTTCAGCATTAGTTTCGCGGGGTACAATTTTACCCAAACCAGAAGATAACGTGATTCTCGATGAAGTGATTTCTTCAGAACCCCTTGCACCAGCAGTCGCCAAAGGGGATGCTAGGTGGGGTGATGCTGTCAAGTGGGTGGTTTATTCCCTAGTAAAGGCTGAAGAGTTGGGCATTAATTCCCAGAACGTAGGTCAGTTTGCTGCTAGTAATGACCCAGATATTAAGCGCTTTTTAGGAACCGAAGGCAACCTTGGCGAAGGACTGGGCTTAACAAACGACTTTGCAGCCAGAATAATTAAACACGTTGGTAACTACGCCGAAGTTTACGATCGCAACCTCGGCCCCAAAACAAAACTTAATCTAGCTCGCGGTCAAAATCAACTCTGGAGCAAAGGCGGACTACTTTATTCTCCACCATTCCGGTAG
- a CDS encoding DGQHR domain-containing protein → MQEFSFPYIEVNQANRKLILTKFPAGLLTDISYASVRGQSDEEGAVQRLLNPRRITNIKNFTLEGGDYPGAIILNWISKDNQLQKINNTIVFKNMPKSAQLIDGQHRLAGIKAAIVERESISTLELPVAIYENLSTNECADIFLSINTEQKTVSRSLVFDLYGLASQPVVIDRAAERARDIAIFLNKTPESPFHEQIKFPGSPTRKGGIALSTVVTTIKPLVEEKGSFEHIGVFELEMQKQIILNFFIAIKQKYDQDWYVKTNAFNYAAGFAGAMEFLQLKILPYCNLKSSFKIDIIDSVININKSNLIHQDEVKGMGGKDAQKKIYQRLVDAFNPEDNTPRRLEI, encoded by the coding sequence ATGCAAGAGTTTAGCTTTCCATATATAGAGGTAAATCAAGCTAATAGAAAGTTAATTTTGACTAAGTTTCCAGCAGGATTACTTACAGATATTAGCTATGCTTCTGTTCGTGGACAAAGTGATGAAGAGGGTGCAGTTCAGCGTTTACTTAACCCTAGACGAATTACAAATATAAAGAATTTTACTTTGGAAGGTGGAGATTATCCAGGAGCAATAATTTTAAATTGGATTAGTAAAGATAATCAACTTCAGAAGATAAACAACACCATTGTATTTAAAAATATGCCAAAGTCTGCCCAACTTATAGATGGGCAACACAGACTAGCAGGAATTAAGGCTGCTATTGTTGAGCGCGAATCGATATCAACATTAGAGCTTCCAGTTGCTATTTATGAAAATCTTAGTACAAATGAATGTGCAGATATCTTCCTATCAATCAATACAGAGCAAAAAACTGTATCCCGAAGTTTAGTTTTTGATTTGTATGGTTTAGCTAGTCAACCTGTAGTAATAGATCGAGCTGCTGAAAGAGCGAGAGATATTGCAATCTTCTTAAATAAAACTCCAGAATCGCCCTTTCATGAACAAATAAAGTTTCCAGGTTCACCTACAAGAAAAGGTGGGATTGCATTGTCAACTGTTGTGACAACAATTAAACCATTAGTTGAAGAAAAGGGCAGTTTTGAGCATATAGGAGTTTTTGAACTTGAAATGCAGAAGCAAATAATTTTAAATTTCTTTATTGCAATCAAACAGAAATATGATCAAGATTGGTATGTCAAAACTAATGCATTTAATTATGCTGCTGGATTTGCTGGCGCTATGGAGTTTTTGCAACTTAAAATATTACCTTATTGCAATCTTAAATCCTCTTTTAAAATCGATATAATTGATAGCGTTATTAATATTAACAAGAGTAATTTAATACATCAAGATGAAGTTAAGGGTATGGGAGGAAAAGATGCACAAAAAAAAATTTATCAAAGACTTGTCGATGCTTTTAATCCAGAAGATAATACTCCTAGAAGATTGGAAATTTAA
- a CDS encoding amino acid ABC transporter permease — MTNSKPLIWRDVRFWRIVLQLVAVFLAVIVVVILWGNLQRNLQQLGIQFGFDFLKQQASFDIGEALINYKPTDTYSHALWVGLINSLRVAVAGIFLTTIVGVGAGIARLSDNWLVRNITMVYVEIFRNTPLLLQLLFWYFAVFLSFPKTENKISLWGFIGVSQNGLELPWFTLSPEFSALLLGLTFYTGAFIAEIVRGGIQSVPKGQWEAARSLGLKPGLAMRLVIFPQALRVIIPPLTSQYLNLTKNTSLAIAIGYPDIYFVASTTFNQTGKAVEVILLIMLTYLTLSLTISVVMNLFNRSVQIKER, encoded by the coding sequence ATGACAAACTCAAAACCGCTTATATGGCGTGATGTCCGCTTTTGGAGGATTGTCTTGCAATTAGTTGCCGTATTTTTAGCAGTAATTGTAGTAGTAATCCTGTGGGGCAATCTTCAGCGCAATTTGCAGCAATTGGGTATTCAGTTTGGATTTGATTTTCTTAAGCAACAAGCATCTTTTGATATTGGCGAGGCGCTGATTAACTATAAACCCACTGACACCTACAGTCATGCTTTGTGGGTGGGGTTAATTAACTCCTTGCGGGTGGCGGTTGCAGGAATTTTTCTCACAACAATTGTAGGGGTAGGTGCTGGAATTGCCCGACTTTCAGACAACTGGCTAGTGCGGAATATTACGATGGTTTACGTGGAAATTTTCCGTAATACGCCCTTACTGTTGCAATTGCTGTTTTGGTACTTTGCTGTTTTTCTTAGTTTTCCCAAAACAGAAAATAAGATATCCCTTTGGGGTTTTATTGGCGTTAGTCAAAATGGCTTAGAACTTCCTTGGTTTACCTTATCCCCAGAGTTTTCAGCTTTATTATTGGGACTAACTTTTTACACAGGTGCGTTTATTGCTGAGATTGTCCGAGGTGGGATTCAATCAGTACCGAAGGGACAATGGGAAGCAGCGCGATCGCTAGGATTAAAACCAGGGTTAGCAATGCGGTTAGTGATTTTTCCCCAAGCTTTGCGGGTAATCATTCCACCGTTAACGAGTCAGTATCTTAATTTGACCAAAAATACCAGTTTAGCGATCGCGATCGGCTACCCCGATATTTATTTTGTCGCCTCCACCACCTTTAACCAAACGGGGAAAGCCGTAGAAGTGATATTACTGATTATGCTCACCTATCTCACCCTGAGTTTAACCATCTCTGTAGTGATGAATTTATTCAATCGCAGTGTACAAATTAAAGAGAGATGA
- a CDS encoding amino acid ABC transporter permease yields MTNDKLTWLRKNLFSTWYNSLLTVACLVLLFWAVRGIITWATTQAQWAVIQVNLPLFLVGRFPQTLYWRIWIVLAIALTLAAITLGVFFGKQQLTKRGIALFAFIIGVVLVVLPLDFTSRLWLLLIAVLLFVGFWLGGKFTKVVTPWLSLLWLLSFPIILWLIGGGFGLQPVSTNLWNGLLLTLLMAAVSIVLSFPIGVLLALGRTSTLPVVRWFSILYIEIVRGVPLIGILFLAQVMLPLFLSADVRLDRVLRAIAGLVLFSAAYMAENVRGGLQSVPRGQIEAAKALGLNTALVILLIVLPQALRTVIPAIVGQFIGLFKDTSLLSLVGLVELTGIARSILAQPQFIGRYAEVYLFIGFIYWVFCYSMSLASRRLERQLSN; encoded by the coding sequence ATGACCAATGACAAATTAACTTGGCTACGTAAAAACCTGTTTAGTACTTGGTACAACAGCTTGTTAACTGTTGCCTGTTTGGTGTTGCTATTTTGGGCAGTGCGAGGAATTATAACTTGGGCAACTACTCAAGCACAATGGGCAGTAATTCAGGTTAATTTACCTTTATTTTTAGTTGGTAGATTTCCGCAAACGCTATATTGGCGAATTTGGATTGTGCTGGCGATCGCTTTGACTTTAGCCGCCATAACGCTAGGTGTATTCTTTGGCAAGCAACAGTTAACAAAACGTGGAATTGCTTTGTTTGCTTTTATCATCGGCGTTGTGTTAGTTGTTTTACCACTAGACTTTACATCCCGCCTTTGGTTACTGTTAATTGCAGTTTTACTATTTGTAGGTTTTTGGCTTGGAGGAAAGTTTACTAAGGTAGTAACTCCTTGGCTTTCCCTATTATGGTTATTGTCTTTCCCCATCATTCTTTGGCTAATTGGCGGTGGATTTGGATTGCAGCCAGTATCTACAAATTTGTGGAATGGTTTGCTACTTACCCTCCTAATGGCAGCAGTCAGTATTGTGCTTTCCTTTCCCATTGGGGTTTTACTGGCTTTAGGGCGCACAAGCACTTTACCCGTAGTCCGTTGGTTTTCCATCCTGTATATTGAAATCGTCAGAGGAGTGCCACTGATTGGAATTTTGTTCCTTGCTCAGGTAATGCTGCCATTGTTTTTATCAGCAGATGTGCGTTTAGATCGAGTATTGCGAGCAATTGCCGGATTGGTTTTATTTAGTGCTGCATACATGGCAGAAAACGTGCGTGGTGGACTCCAATCAGTTCCTCGCGGGCAAATTGAAGCTGCAAAAGCGCTAGGATTAAATACAGCCTTAGTAATTTTGTTAATCGTCTTACCTCAAGCCTTACGTACCGTTATTCCTGCGATCGTTGGTCAGTTTATTGGCTTATTTAAAGACACTTCACTATTATCTTTGGTGGGATTAGTAGAACTAACAGGTATTGCCCGTTCAATATTGGCACAACCACAATTTATTGGCCGATATGCAGAAGTTTATCTATTTATTGGATTTATTTACTGGGTATTTTGTTACTCCATGTCGTTGGCTTCTCGGCGGTTAGAGAGACAGTTGAGTAATTAG